A window of the Chionomys nivalis chromosome 25, mChiNiv1.1, whole genome shotgun sequence genome harbors these coding sequences:
- the LOC130866257 gene encoding ribose-phosphate pyrophosphokinase 1-like translates to MPNIKIFSGSSHRDLSQKIADRLGLELGKVVTKKFSNQETCVEIGESVRGEDVYIVQSGCGEINDNLMELLIMINACKIASASRVTAVIPCFPYARQDKKDKSRAPISAKLVANMLSVAGADHIITMDLHASQIQGFFDIPVDNLYAEPAVLQWIRENISEWKNCTIVSPDAGGAKRVTSIADRLNVDFALIHKERKKANEVDRMVLVGDVKDRVAILVDDMADTCGTICLAADKLLSAGATRVYAILTHGIFSGPAISRINNACFEAVVVTNTIPQEDKMKHCSKIQVVDISMILAEAIRRTHNGESVSYLFSHVPL, encoded by the coding sequence ATGCCGAATATCAAAATCTTCAGCGGGAGCTCTCACCGGGACTTATCCCAGAAAATTGCTGACCGCCTGGGCCTGGAGCTAGGCAAGGTGGTGACTAAGAAATTCAGCAACCAGGAGACCTGCGTGGAAATTGGAGAAAGTGTACGTGGAGAGGACGTCTACATCGTTCAGAGTGGGTGTGGTGAGATAAATGACAATCTGATGGAACTTTTAATCATGATTAATGCTTGCAAGATTGCTTCAGCCAGCCGGGTTACTGCGGTCATCCCATGTTTCCCTTATGCCCGCCAGGATAAAAAGGATAAGAGCCGGGCTCCCATCTCAGCTAAGCTTGTTGCAAATATGCTATCTGTCGCAGGAGCGGATCATATTATCACCATGGATCTACATGCATCTCAAATTCAGGGCTTTTTTGATATCCCAGTGGACAATTTATATGCAGAGCCAGCTGTCCTCCAGTGGATAAGGGAGAACATATCTGAGTGGAAAAACTGTACTATTGTCTCACCTGATGCTGGTGGAGCCAAGAGAGTGACCTCCATTGCAGACCGACTGAATGTGGATTTTGCCTTGATTCACAAGGAACGGAAGAAGGCCAATGAAGTGGACCGCATGGTGCTGGTAGGAGATGTGAAGGATCGGGTGGCTATTCTTGTGGATGACATGGCTGACACTTGTGGTACAATCTGTCTCGCCGCTGACAAACTTCTCTCAGCCGGAGCTACCAGAGTTTATGCTATCCTgactcatggaatcttctctggCCCAGCCATTTCCCGCATCAACAACGCATGCTTTGAAGCAGTGGTAGTCACCAATACCATACCTCAGGAGGATAAGATGAAACACTGCTCCAAAATACAGGTGGTTGACATCTCCATGATCCTTGCAGAAGCCATCAGAAGAACCCACAATGGCGAGTCTGTCTCCTACCTGTTCAGCCATGTTCCTTTATAA